From the genome of Triticum urartu cultivar G1812 unplaced genomic scaffold, Tu2.1 TuUngrouped_contig_4911, whole genome shotgun sequence, one region includes:
- the LOC125528493 gene encoding NAC domain-containing protein 1-like has protein sequence MIMSDPAMLPPGFRFHPTDEELILHYLRNRAAESPCPVSIIADVDIYKFDPWALPSKASYGDREWYFFTPRDRKYPNGVRPNRAAGSGYWKATGTDKPIRCSATGESVGVKKALVFYKGRPPKGIKTNWIMHEYRLAAADAHAANTYRPMKFRNASMRLDDWVLCRIYKKTSQASPMAVPPLSDHELDEPSGAAAYPMSSAGMIMQGGAGGYPLQAAAGGTQRMPKIPSISELLNEYSLAQLFEDSGHALMARHDQHAALLGHPIMSQFHVNGMPQLGQMDSSASTSVGGEGAAGKRKRPSEDGDRNGSTSQPAAAVTGKKPNTSCLGATTFQTGNNTLQGSSLGQGHQTLLRF, from the exons ATGATCATGTCCGACCCGGCCATGCTGCCGCCGGGCTTCCGGTTCCACCCGACGGACGAGGAGCTCATCCTCCACTACCTCCGCAACCGCGCCGCCGAATCGCCCTGCCCCGTCTCCATCATCGCCGACGTTGATATCTACAAGTTCGACCCATGGGCCCTGCCAT CCAAGGCTAGCTACGGGGACAGGGAATGGTACTTCTTCACGCCGAGGGACCGTAAGTACCCCAACGGTGTCCGGCCGAACCGCGCCGCGGGCTCCGGCTACTGGAAGGCCACCGGCACCGACAAGCCCATCCGCTGCAGCGCCACCGGCGAGAGCGTCGGCGTCAAGAAGGCCCTCGTCTTCTACAAGGGCCGCCCGCCCAAGGGCATCAAGACCAACTGGATCATGCACGAATACCGCCTGGCCGCCGCCGACGCGCACGCCGCCAACACCTACCGCCCCATGAAGTTCCGCAACGCCTCCATGAGG CTGGATGACTGGGTGCTGTGCCGGATCTACAAGAAGACCAGCCAAGCATCGCCGATGGCGGTGCCACCGCTGTCCGACCACGAGCTTGACGAGCCTTCTGGCGCTGCCGCCTACCCCATGTCGAGCGCCGGCATGATCATGCAAGGCGGCGCCGGCGGCTATCCGCTGCAGGCCGCGGCCGGCGGCACACAGAGGATGCCCAAGATCCCGTCCATATCGGAGTTGCTCAACGAGTACTCGCTGGCGCAGCTCTTCGAGGACAGCGGACACGCGCTGATGGCGCGGCACGATCAGCACGCCGCCCTTCTCGGTCACCCCATCATGAGCCAATTCCATGTGAACGGCATGCCGCAGCTGGGGCAGATGGATTCGTCAGCCTCAACGTCGGTGGGAGGCGAGGGTGCCGCCGGGAAGCGCAAGAGGCCGTCGGAGGACGGTGACCGTAACGGGTCGACGAGCCAGCCAGCGGCGGCGGTGACGGGCAAGAAGCCCAACACTTCTTGCTTGGGTGCAACAACGTTCCAAACAGGCAACAACACCTTGCAGGGGTCGTCACTAGGCCAGGGCCATCAGACGCTGCTCCGTTTCTAA